The following proteins are co-located in the Camarhynchus parvulus chromosome 19, STF_HiC, whole genome shotgun sequence genome:
- the MIS12 gene encoding protein MIS12 homolog, whose translation MSVDPMTYEAQFFGFTPQTCMLRVYIAFQDYLFEMMLVVEGVMLKKLDGIPGCKISPSKIRKCTEKFLLFMKEHFDKLFSKMEEVLLQLVLNIPKNVLLPEDKVQEQYPYSEEEFQALQDELQQLQQQCRAEAVLEQELQAELEEQKVVKAELEKILQCFDGLENICREHGAGNFKESFTFLTQSAKKLQDVLKEVEEKSKKMNQHDQLM comes from the coding sequence aTGTCGGTGGATCCCATGACCTACGAGGCGCAGTTCTTCGGGTTCACGCCTCAGACCTGCATGCTGCGCGTTTACATCGCCTTCCAGGACTACCTGTTCGAAATGATGCTGGTGGTGGAGGGCGTGATGCTGAAGAAGCTGGACGGCATTCCCGGCTGCAAAATCAGCCCTTCCAAGATCCGGAAATGCACCGAGAAATTCCTGCTCTTCATGAAGGAGCACTTCGATAAACTGTTCTCTAAAATGGaagaagtgctgctgcagctggtgctgaaCATCCCCAAGAACGTGCTGCTGCCCGAGGACAAGGTGCAGGAGCAGTATCCCTACAGCGAGGAGGAATTCCAGGCGCTGcaggatgagctgcagcagctgcagcagcagtgcagggcagaggcggtcctggagcaggagctgcaggcagagctggaggagcagaaggtTGTCAAGGCCGAGCTGGAGAAGATTTTGCAGTGCTTTGATGGGCTTGAGAACATCTGCAGGGAGCACGGAGCCGGCAACTTCAAGGAAAGTTTTACCTTCCTGACACAGAGCGCTAAGAAATTGCAGGATGTGCTGAAAGAAGTTGAggagaagagcaaaaaaatGAACCAGCATGATCAGTTAATGTAA
- the DERL2 gene encoding derlin-2, with the protein MAYQTFRQEYLQVPPVTRAYTTACVLTTAAVQLELITPFQLYFNPELIFKHFQIWRLITNYLFFGPVGFNFLFNMIFLYRYCRMLEEGSFRGRTADFVFMFLFGGLLMTLFGLFVNLVFLGQAFTIMLVYVWSRRNPYVRMNFFGLLIFQAPFLPWVLMGFSLLLGNSIIVDLLGIAVGHIYFFLEDVFPNQPGGGRLLRTPSVLKAIFDTPEDDPNYNPLPEERPGGFAWGEGQRLGG; encoded by the exons ATGGCGTACCAGACGTTCCGGCAGGAATACCTGCAGGTGCCGCCCGTGACCCGGGCCTACACCACCGCCTGCGTCCTCACCACCGCCGCCGTG caaTTAGAACTTATCACGCCCTTCCAGCTGTATTTCAACCCTGAGTTAATATTTAAGCACTTTCAA ATATGGAGGTTAATCACAAACTACTTGTTCTTTGGACCAGTtggctttaattttttatttaacatgATCTTTTT ATACCGCTACTGCCGCATGCTTGAGGAAGGCTCTTTCCGGGGTCGCACGGCAGATTTTGTATTTATGTTCCTTTTTGGAGGACTTTTAATGACT CTTTTTGGGCTGTTTGTGAACCTGGTGTTCCTGGGGCAGGCGTTCACCATCATGCTGGTGTACGTGTGGAGCCGCAGGAACCCCTACGTCCGCATGAACTTCTTTGGGCTCCTCATCTTCCAAGCCCCTTTCCTACCCTGGGTATTGATGGGCTTTTCTCTGCTCTTGGGGAACTCCATCATTGTGGATCTCCTGG GCATTGCTGTTGggcatatatattttttcttagagGATGTCTTTCCCAATCAGCCTGGTGGTGGGAGGCTCCTGAGAACACCGTCTGTCCT gAAAGCAATATTTGACACCCCAGAGGATGACCCCAACTACAACCCCTTGCCAGAGGAGCGGCCGGGGGGCTTTgcctggggagaggggcagcGCCTCGGGGGTTAA